The DNA window GCGCTGGATCTCGTTAGGCGAACCCGTTGCAGGACAGGGCACGGATGGGCTGTTCCATCGGGTGGTTCGGCATAGCCCCGGGCCCCCCGGGGCAAAATCGCCCGACGCGGCCTGCTGCCTCGTTTCAGCGAAATAACGCCGGTGATCCGAAAACGCGTGACCTTGGTCACCGGCGCGGTCCCGCCTTCTCCGCAACAGAGAGCCGAGGGCACGGGCCGCAATCGGGCGGGACACGATCCGACATGCACGCCCCGCCTTCACCCCCCTGGGAAGTAGCCGCGCACGAGAGCTTCGGAAATCAGGCTCCAGCCGTCGGCAACAACGAAGAAGGCCAGCTTGAAGGGCATCGCCACCACGGCGGGCGGCACCATCATCATTCCCATCGACATCAGAATGGCGGCCACAACGAGGTCGATGATCAGAAACGGCAGGAAGATCAGGAAGCCGATCTCGAAGGCACGCTGGATTTCGCTGAGCAGGAACGACGGCACCAGGAGCGAGAGCGGCGCATCGGCAATCGCGGCAGAGGGATCGGCCTGCGGGCGGAGCGACAGCAGACGTTCGAAGGTTTCGGCATCGGCGCGCCCGGCCATGAAGTTGCGGAACGGGTCAAGAATGCGCGGCAGGGCCTCGCCGATCGGCAGCGTCTCGTTCATCATCGGCACCACCCCCGCCTGCCATGCCTGGGTGAAGGTCGGCTCCATCACGAAATAGGTCAGAAACAGCGCCAGACTGACGATCAGCATGTTGGGTGGCGATTGCTGCAGCCCGATCGCCTGACGCAGGAGCGACAGGACGGTCACGATGAACGGAAAACAGGTCAACATGATCGCCAGACCGGGGGCCAGGCTGAGGACCGTCACCAGAAGGATCATCTGGACCCCGCGCCCGGCCAGCGACCCGCCCTCTCCGAGCGAGATCGAGATTTCCTGCGCCTGGGCGGGCAAGGCCAGGAAAAGCAGGAACAGGACGGCCGGAACAAGGCGCAGGAACATGTCGTTCAGGCCCCTGAAACGGTGTCGATGATCTCGGTCAGGCGGACCGCGATCTGACCGGCCTGGGCGCCTTCGACCTCCTGCAATTCGCCACGCGCGATCAGACGGTCCCCGATATAGAGTTCGACGGGGTCGTCGATCCGGCGATCGAGAGGCAGAACCCCGCCACGGTCGATCTGCAGCAGGTCGCGCAGCAGCGGACGGGCCTTGCCGACCGAAACGGTGATCTCGATCGGAACCTGATCGAGAAACTTGGCGCCGAGACCTTCGCCCGGCGCGTCGGAAGATGTTTCAGCCATGGCGGCGTGCCTCCTCTTCGGTGGTCATGAAGTCATTCAGCGCGCCGCGGATCGCCGCCAGCATGCCGTCGATGTCTATTTCTCGCTCTGCCGCGCTGCCGCGCAGCACAGCCTGGCCGGGTCCGAGTGTGGGATCATCGACAATGCGCAGCGGCAGCCCGGGATCATCCCCGACAAGCTCTTCGAGAGCTTCGCGATTCTCGGGACAGACCTGCACCTGCAGCGGTCGGTTGGCCTCTGTTTCAGCCATCTCGCGGGTGATCTCGACCACCTTCCGGGCCAGCCCTCCCCGCGCGAGCTCCGGCAGAACGCGCTCGACCATGACGCAAAGCAGCGGCTCCAAAGCCTCCAGAACATGGACCCGGGCCTCGTGATAGCCGAATGACAGTTCCTGCAGGGTCTTCTCGAAATCGGCGCCGATCCTTGTGCGCGCCTCGGCTTCGGCCGCGCTGGCATCGTCCCAGCCGGCGCGATAGCCCTCCTCATAGGCATTCAGCCGGATCTCCTGGGCATCAATTGCGGGCGGGTCGGGTTCGGACTGAGGACAGGCCCCCTGATCGGAGAAATCCTCAAGCATCAACCGGGACATCAGGCTTTCTCCTGCCGGTCTTCCATCCAGCCGCGCAAGATCGCGATCGATTCCTCGCGGCGGCTTTCAATCAGGTCGCGCAGGCGGTCAACCGGGCTGTCGCTGCCGCCACCGAAGCCATCCATGCCAAGCGGCTGATCCGTGAAATCGGCGGGGTCGATCGCGGCCATGGTCATGGCGGGGAGGCCAAGATCGCCATCCATCCCGTTCTGCGGGCCATCGGCCGGATCGATCTCGCCATTGAGCCAGGTCTGGTCCTGACCGCTGCCAGCCGGCGCAGGCAGCCCCGCGACCGCGGCCTTGCCCTGACCGGCAAGGATCGGACGGACGACGAACAGGCCGAGGATCAAGGCGACCACCGACAGAACCGCCAGTTGGATGAGTGTCAGCGGATCGAGCGTGAACTCGCCGAAGAGGCTGCCTTGCGGTCCGCTTCCAGCCGCATCGAGCGGCTCGAAACGCATCGACTTGATGGTCAGCGCATCGCCACGCTCTGCATCGAAACCAGCCGCCGAAGCGATCAGTTCGCGCAGCGACTCGAGCTCGGCATCGGGCAGCGGTTGCCAGGTTTCGGTGCCATCCGCGGCGGTCGAGGTCACGCCTTCGACGAGAACGGCAATGCTGAGCCGCTTGACCGCGCCCGGCGCGCGCAGGATCTCGCGCTCTGTCTGCGAAACCTCGTAATTGACCACTTCCTGGGTCTCGCTCTCCTTGTGTTGCGACGAACGATCGGAAGCACCGTCGCCATTCGGCAGGTTGCTGGCCACCGTGACCGAACCGCCATTGGTATCGCTGGAGCTCGATTGCCGCTGCTGGTTGTTCTCGCTGATCGCGACCCGGCCCTCGGGATCGATGATCCGCTCTCGGATCGACTCGCGCTGCGTCTCGGTATCGACACTGACCTCGACAATCGAGCGCCCGGGCCCCAGCCGGGCCGAAAGCAGTCGCTCGAGGCGTCCCTTCAGGACCTCGGCACGGTCGTCACCAGCCGCCGAGGGGCTCGAGTCATCCGCCACGACCGTACCGCTATTGGCATCGATCACCGAGACATCCTCGGGCTTCATCCCCGACACGCTCGCCGCGACCAGATAGCGGAGCGCCTTGGCCTGGGCGCCCGAGACCGATCCGCCCGCAGCAGCCACCGTCACCGCCGCAGAAGGCGGCACGTCGCGGGCAAAGGGCCGGGCACTCGGCGTGGCAATATGCACCCGCGCAGTGCGGAACTGGGAATTGCCGGCAATCGTGCGGGCCAGTTCGCCTTCCTTGGCGCGCCAGTAAGCCGCGTCGAACATCTGCGATGTCGTGCCGAACCCCGACAGGCCGTCGAGCAATTCGTACCCCGCCGCCCCGATCGCGGGCAGTCCGTCGCTGGCCAGTGTCATCCGCAGCGAGTCGCGCTGGCTGGAATCTACATAGATTGCGGGACCTTTCACCTCATAGGCCACACCCGCCTGGTCCAGCGCGCGGATCACATCTCCTGCGGCCGCGGTATCGAGACCGGAATAAAGCAGCGCCATGCGCGGCGATGTGGCCACCCGCGACAGTGCGAGCACAGCCGCGAACATGGCGACAGTTGCGACGGCCACGACCACTCTTCTGCGTGGGCTCAGCCCGGTCCACATGGACAACAGCTGCTGCAAGAGACTTCTCCCGTTCCGGGGGGACTTCTGCCCCGTTTCTGCCTCACATCCTTCGCAGGCCCGGCTTAACAATCGGTTAGCCCTCATCCGGCTATAGAGGAGCCAACACAGAAGGAGCCTAGGACATGGCTGCGACCGATATGGCCGGCGCGGAAGAACCCGCGAAATCCTCGAAGAAACCCCTCATCATCGGAGTGGCGCTCGCGCTTGTCCTGGGCGGCGGGGCTTTTTTTGCGCTTTATTCCGGACTGATTCTCGGCGGCGACCCGGCACAGGAAACCGCAGCGGGCGCTCACGGCGGGGACGAAAAAGCGGCCGAATCGGGGCCGCTCGATGTTGCCTTCGTTCCGATCGAAAAGATGATCATCTCGCTCGGTCCCGAAGCCGCGAGCCGTCATCTGCGTTTCGAGGCCCAGCTCGAGGTGACGCCCGCTTACAAGGAAGACGTCACGCTGCTGATGCCGCGCGTCCTCGACGTGCTGAACAGCTATCTGCGGGCGGTCGACATAGCCGAGCTCGAGGACCCGACCACGCTCATCACCCTCCGCGCGCAAATGCTGCGCCGGGTGCAGCTCGTCACCGGAAACGGCCGGGTGCGCGATCTGCTCATTACCGAATTCGTGCTGAACTGAGGAGAATCCCATGGCGCTGATCTCGGACATTCTGCTCATTGCCGGAGCACTCGGAGCCACGCTCTACTGCTATGTTCTGGCGAGGCGACTGCGGCGCTTCAACGACCTGGAAAAGGGCATGGGGGGTGCGATCGCCGTGCTTTCGGCCCAGGTCGACGACATGACAAAGGCCCTCAAGGGCGCCCAGTTCTCGGCGAAAAGCTCGACCGACAGCCTCGAAAGCCTGACCGGCCGCGCAGAGGATGTCGCACGACGTCTCGAACTGCTGGTGGCCGCCATGCATGATCTGCCAGAGGACACGGTTCAGACGGCAGCCGCCCACAGCCAGAAACCTGCGGCCCCCGCAGCTCCGGAAACGACCCCGGCCGCGCCGGCCCCGACCGGCACGGCGGATGGCGAACCCACGGTTCTGTTCCGCCGCACTGCCCGGGAGGCGGCGGAATGAAAGGACCCTCGCGTTCGAAACGGGCCAGCGGCGCCGTCCTTCCGGTCATCGCGGGGCTATTTCTCGCATCCGGCCTGATCCGCTTCGGCGATGGCACTGCCCAGGCCCTGGCCCAGGAATTGCAGGAAATGACCGCACCCACCTCAAACGGTGGCCCCGACGGCGGGCATGACAGCGCGTCAGATCCCTGCCCGCCTCCCGCCGATATCGCCGATCTGCTTGAGGCACTGAAAACCCGCGCCGCTGATTTGGACGCACGCGAAGCGGCGTTGGAAGACAGGGCAGCAACGCTCGATATCGCCGGGGAAGAGATCTCACGGCAGATGGCAGCTCTGCAGGCGGCCGAAGATTCATTGAAATCGACCCTGGCCCTGGCAGATCAGGCCGCCGAGAACGATGTCGCGCGGCTGACGGCCGTCTACGAGAGCATGAAACCCGAAGAGGCCTCTGCCCTGTTTGCCCAGATGGATCCGGAGTTCGCGGCCGGTTTCCTCGGACGCATGCGGCCCGATCTGGCCGCTGCGGTGATGTCGGGGCTCGAACCGAACGTCGCCTATTCGATCAGCGTGATCCTGGCAGGACGAAACGCCCGGGCTCCAAAAGAGTGAACACACCTTGTTAACCCGGGTCTGAGACTGTCCCCGACAAGGTCAGAGTAGCGGAGCACTATCCATGATTGGTATCGTCGGGATCATTCTCATCTTCGTGATGGTGTTCGGCGGCTACGTTATGGCTGGCGGCAAGATGGGGATCATCCTGCATTCGCTGCCCTTCGAATTCGCAATGATCGGCGGGGCCGCTACCGGAGCCTTCGTCATCAGCAACGACATGGCCGCCATCAAGCACACGCTCAAGGATATCGCCAAGGTTTTCAAAGGCCCGCACTGGAAGCCCGAGGACTACCGGGATCTGCTTTGCCTGTTGTTCGAGCTGATTCGCGTTGCGCGCCAGAACCCGCTGGAACTGGAAACCCATATCGAGGCTCCGGGCGATTCCGTCATCTTCGGCCGTTACCCCAAGATCGTGGCAGATCACGAGGCCGTCGATCTGATCTGCGACACGCTCCGCGCCGCCGGGATGAATTATGACGACCCCCATCAAGTGGAGGAAGTCCTGGAAAAGCGGCTCGAGGCGCATCTGCACCATTCCATGCATTCGAGTCACGCGTTACAATCGGTGGCCGACGCTCTGCCGGCCCTCGGCATCGTCGCTGCCGTGCTGGGGGTGATCAAGACCATGGGCTCGATCGACCAACCGCCCGAGGTTTTGGGCAAGATGATCGGCGGCGCCCTCGTCGGGACTTTTCTGGGGGTGTTTCTCGCCTACGGCTTCATGGGGCCCTTCGCCTCGAAGCTGAAGGTCGTCGTCGAGGAGGATGCGCATTTCTACCTGCTGATCCGCGAGGTCTTGGTCGCCAATCTTCATAACCACCCGCCAGCGATCTGCATCGAAGTCGGACGGCAAAACACGCCTGGCGGCAGCCGGCCGAGCTTCTCCGAACTGGAAGAGGCGCTGAAAGCGTCGAAACAGGAGGCCGCATGAACGCGCGCCACATCTTTCTGGCGCTGGCCCTTTTTGTGGGCCAGCCGACGCTCGCCCAACAGGTCGAGATCCGCTCGGGCGAGCATCCTGACTATTCGCGACTGGTCTTCGAGACCGAAACGCCGCAGGCGTGGACGCTCGGCCGCGGTCCGGACGGCTATTTGCTCCGATTTGACAACCGCGCACTTCGCCTCGATCTGGGCGATGTCTTCGACAGGATACCGCGCCGCCGCCTGACTGATGCCGCGCTGGTGGCGCCGGGACTGGTTTCCCTGCGCATCGGCCCGAACGCGCATGTCGAAGCCTTCGAATTGCGCCCCGGTCTTCTCGTTCTGGATTTTCGTACCGGCCCCGCGCCGGAGAATTCTCCTTTCGAAACTGCCCTGCAATCTGATGCAGGCATTTCCGCTGAGGAAGAGGCTCTTCCCACGCGTGCCGAACCGGTCCGCCCCGACCCTGCTCCCCCTCGGGCCGTCGATATCGCCGCCCAGCCCCCCACCCCGATCCCTGAAACCCCGGCGGTTCGTCTTCCTATCGATGTAGGCCTGACCTCCACCCTCACCCCTTCCGCAGGAATGAAACCTCCGGTCGCAATGGTGGAAAAGATGCTGGAGCCTGAGATTTCCTCGGCAGAAACCGACCCGAGAGTGGCGGCGATGCGCTCCGAACTCATGAAACAGATCGGCCGCGCCACCGCACAGGGCCTGCTTGAACCAGCACTGGACCTGCCGGCTCAACCCGATCCAACCCAGGCAAAAGCGGCTCCGACCGCCCGGGACGCGCTACCGGACCCTGGCCAGCGTACGGAAGAGAGCGACCAGGCAGAAACGCCGGTCGCGGAAGATGATACCCCGCCTGACTGGCGCAACATGAGGGTCGAAACCAGCATGGATCGCGGGCTTGACATCGTTTCCGGGGATGGCGCCCTGGCGGCAGATGGGACCCGATGCCTCTCGGACGACAATTTCGATGTGATCGGCTGGGGAGGAGAGCGTGACCCCGGCGACCTGCTCGCCGAGAAGCGGAGCGCACTTCTCGACATGCGAGACACCACCGACCCTTCCGGCGTCATCGGCCTCGCTCGCGCCTATATCGCGATGGGTTTCGGCGCCGAGGCGCGCGCCGTTCTCGCCGCCACCGCGACGGAAACGCCCGTTGTGCCATTGCTGCGCGAGATGGCCGCCATCGTCGACACTGGCCAGGCCAATCATCCTGAGTTGTTCGATTCCCAGATATCCTGCCCGACCCGCGCAGCGCTTTGGGCCGCACTGGCCCGACCCGAGCTTCGGGATCTGTCAGACTTCAACCGCACCGCCCTTCTGCAGAGCTTTTCCGAGCTTCCGATCCATTTGCGACGTCATCTCGGTCCGAAACTGGCCGAACGGTTCCTTGCCGCCGGCGATCAGGCAACTGCCCTTCAAATCCGCAATGCCGTCGCACGCACTGGCGTGAAGGGTCAGACCACAGACCTGACGCTCATCGAGGCACAAATCGAACTGGCCCGCGGTTCCGTCGCTCGGGCCGACCGGAAAATCGAAGAGGTAATTTCCTCTGGCGGAACGGGCACGGCCGACGCACTCGCACTTCGGATCGAAACGGCTCTCAGTCGCGATCAGATGCCGTCGGAGGATTCGCTGGCCCTTGCCGAGTCGCTCGCCTTCGAACGCCGTGGAACGGCCAGCGGCACCCGGCTCCTTACGCTCGCAATCCGCGGCCACGGCGCCCGTGCAGATTTCGAGACGGCCTTCGCGATGCTGGCCCATCATGGACTGGAAGGGCAAACAGAGTTGTCCTCCGAACTGCTGAGAGAGCTCGCGCGGCGCGGATCGGACGAGGAATTCATGCGCGAGGTTTATCTCGGCGCGCTGACACTTCCCGACATATCCTTCGATGCCGAAGCGCGCCTGGCCGTCGCGGACCGGCTGACAGCCATGGGCTTCCAGGATCGCGGTGCAAAAGTTCTCCAGCCACTGGCGCCCCAGGGCACACCCCGCGAACGACTGGTCCGCGCCCGGCTCGCCCTGGCACAGGGAAGTGCCGGGGAAGCCCAGCAATATATCGCTGGGCTCGACACCCCCGAAGCTGACGCGCTGCGCGCCTTGATCGCCCAAAGGCAAGGTGACCTGAAGTCGGCTGCCGATTATCTCGGCGCGGTTGGCGATGCCGCGGCGCAATCTGCAATGGCTTGGCGTGCCCGCGACTGGAACGACGTCGAATCCTTGGGCAAACCGAACCAGCGCGCCTTCGTTCAGACGAGGCGCGACCGGGAACCTGCTGATCTCACGATGGAACCCAGCCTGGCTGTGGCACGCGACGCCCTCGGATCCAGCGAGATCATGCGTGAAAGGCTGAAGGCCCTGCTCGATCAGCCCAGCACCCAGCCCTGATCCGGCTCTCGTTCAGCCTTTGTCAATCCATGCGACCTAAGCTCCCGACAAGTTAGATCGAATTGAGCGGGCCAGAATGGCACATCCCTCTCTCCTGCATGGACGCCCCTACCGTCTTGCACCAACGCTTTCCGGCTCCATCAGGGCAGGACGCGCGGAATTCGGAGCCACCATCCCGTCTCCCCGTCCGCGTCGAAAATCGGTTAGTTGCAACCCTCCCCCGAACGCATACCAAAGAGCACGTCCCAGTATCCCGAAGGTGCAAACCGGACGGAGCCGTCCGAACATCCAGACCGAACGTTGCTTTTTCTTGTCATTCCGGCTCCAAGGAACCTGACTCATGCCCGGCTTCTCGGTTTCCGAACTGTTCCGTCCCACAATTCTGATGGCGCTCGCGCTCATGGCAATCATCGTCATGATGGTGCTGCCGATGCCTGCCTGGGTCCTCGACATTGGTCTGGCCGCCTCTTTCGCCATCGCAATCCTTATCTTCACGGTAACGCTCTTCATCGAACGACCGCTCGATTTCTCATCCTTCCCGACCATCCTGCTGGCATCGTTGATGCTCCGGCTGTCGCTCAATGTGTCCTCGACAAAGCTCATCATCGGCCAGGGTCATACCGGGACGGGGGCAGCCGGCAATGTTATCGAAGGTTTTGCGATGTTCGTCATGGGGGGGAACGTCTTCCTCGGTCTGGTCGTGTTCGGCGTGCTGATGATCGTCAACTTCATCGTCATCACCAAGGGCGCGGGACGGATGGCCGAGGTCGGTGCGCGCTTCGCCCTTGATGGAATGCCGGGCAAACAGCTCGCAATCGACAGCGACATGGCGGCCGGGGCCATCGATCATACAGAAGCAAAGACGCGGCGCGAACGTGAACAAGCCGAAACGACCTTCTTCGGTTCGCTCGACGGGGCTTCGAAATTCGTCAAGGGCGACGCGGTGGCGGGTCTGCTGATAACGCTTTTGAACCTGCTTATGGGGCTTGCCATCGGCGTGATCATGCATGGCATGCCGCTAAAAGGTGCGTTCGAGACCTATGCGATCCTGACCGTCGGCGACGGCCTTGTCAGCCAGATCCCAGCCGTCATCATTTCGATCGCAGCCGCACTTCTGCTGTCGCGGGGCGGCACGACCGGCACAACGGATTTCGCGGTTTTCAATCAACTCGGCAAGCATCCGGCCGCCCTTGGAACTGTATCGGTTCTACTCGGCCTTTTCGCGCTGGTCCCTGGACTGCCATTCCTGCCCTTCATCGTCGGCAGCCTGGTGCTGGGGATCGCGGCGTTCAATCGGTGGCGCAGCATTCAGCGCGAGGCCGAACAAGCAGCCCAACCCGAAGCCGCGGAAAAGGCCGAGCCCGCCAACCGCATGGGCGATCTGCTCGATCTCGACGACATCCATCTGGAATTTGCGCCCGACCTGGTCGGGATGGTGCTCGATCCTTCCACCGGGATCGAAGCCCGCATCGTGTCCATGCGCCGTCATGTGGCAGAGAGTTTCGGCCTGATCCTCCCCGAGATGCGGCTGACCGATAATGGAGCCCTGACGCCGGGCACATATGTCGTACGCATCCAGGGCGTGGAACAGGCACGCGACCGGCTTCGGCCCGACCGGGTGCTGGCCCTTCAGGCCGGCGATATCGCGCTCCTCCCCCCCGGCGAGGATGTGCGCGAGCCCGTCTACGGCGCGCCCGCCCGCTGGGTCTCGGCGGACCGGCGCGAAGAACTGGCTTTACAGGGCGTCACCGTGGTCAACGCTTCCGAAGTGCTCGCGACGCATCTGCTTGAGGTTATCAAGAAAAACTTCGCACGACTTCTGACCAACAAGGCCCTGCGGCAGATCTTCGACGAGCTGAAGAACCTGTCGGATCAGTCCCGTGCCCAGGCCAATCGCCGGATGATCGACGATCTTGTCCCGGAAAAGGTGCCGCCGGACCTTCTTCTCGCCGTACTCAGGCTCCTGCTGGAGGAGCGTGTCTCTATTCGAAACATGCCGCTGATTCTCGAAGCCATCGCCGAAGCCAGACCGAGCCATGCGGGTGCGGAGGCGATCTGCGAACATGTCCGTCGGCGCCTCGGCTTCCAACTCGTCGCAGATCATCGCCGCGAAGACGGCACTCTGCCGCTATTACAGCTGTCGCCGGAGTGGGAAACGCGGTTCTCGACCTATCAGGTCGGAGGCGAGGCCGGTGTCTCGGACGTCGCGCTGCCGCCGGAAGAATTCAATCGTCTGGCCAGCGCCGTGTCCGAAAAGCTGGCCAAGGCCGGCGAGAATGGAATATTCCCGGTGATCGCGACATCGGGCCGACGCCGCCGTTTCCTCCAGATGGCGCTTTCGGCCAAGGGCATCGCCGCTCCGGTGCTGTCTTTCGAGGAGATCGGAACCAACACGCGCCCCGCCTTGGTGGGCATGGTCGCGGCATGACGCTCGAACTCGCCCCGGCGTTTGAGTTCTGGCGTCCCCTGATCTGGGCGGCTTTCCTCGTCTTCCTGCGGGTCGGTGCGATCATGGCGATGTTGCCGGCCTTCGGCGAACGCGCGGTCCCCATGAGGGTTCGGCTTGGCCTCGCACTTGCCTTCACTGCGGTCGTGTCTCCGGCCGTGTCCCCAGGCCTCATAGAGACCCCGCCCTCACTGACGCTGGCCTTCGCGACCGAAACCGTGATCGGTCTCGCCCTCGGGCTGGTCCTCCGGCTTATGATCCTTGCCTTGCAAATGGCGGGCGAAATCGCAGCGCAGGCCACCTCTCTGGCTCAGATTCTCGGCGCGGCTTCGATGGACCCGCAACCGGCGATGGGGCGGCTCATGCTGATGGCCGGACTGGCGCTGGCCGTAATGTCAGGGCTGCATGTACGTGCGGCAGAGGCGATGATCCTGTCCTACGACCTGTTGCCTGCGGGCCAGTTTCCCCATGCTGGCGATCTGGCCGATTGGGGAGTCGGCAGCATCGCCAAAGGTTTTGCCCTCGCCGCGACCCTGGCAATGCCCTTCGTGATCGCCTCATTGATTTATAATGTTGCACTTGGCGTCATCAACAAGGCGATGCCGCAGCTGATGGTGGCCTTTGTCGGCGCCCCGGCCATTACGGCGGGTGGACTGATCATTCTGTTTCTGTCGTTGCCGCCGATGCTGACATTCTGGCAGGACAAACTCCTGTCGCTTTTCGCGGCCCCGTTCGGAGCGGGCGGATGAGCGACGAGGATCCCGGCGACAAGCAGTTCGAGCCGACACAGAAAAAGCTCGATGATGCAAGGAGAAAGGGCGAAATCGCCCGATCTACCGATATCAATACGGCCGCAGTTTATGCCGGGTTCGCGCTGACTGCGATGGCACTCGGCGGCAGCAGCCTGATCAAGATGGGCGAGCTCGGCGCAGGTATGATCGGTCAGGCCGACCGGCTGGCACCTCTGCTTCTGGAGGGGCATGGCAGCGCCCCGACAGGAGGCCTGATGGCGCGGTTTGGCCTTGTCGTGCTGCCCTGGCTTGCAATTCCCGCCCTTGCCGCCCTTGCTTCGGTTTTGGCGCAGCGCAGTCTGGTCGTCGCACCGGAAAAGCTGATGCCCAAGCTGTCGCGGATCAATCCGATCGAAACCGCGAAGAACAAGTTCGGCCGTTCCGGGCTGTTCGAGTTCACCAAAAGTACCGTCAAGCTCGCGCTCTACACCATCCTGCTTGCTCTCTATCTCAGCCATCATTTCGAAGAAATGCTTGGCACGATGTATCTGTCACCCGCGATGGCTGCGGCCAAGCTGGTGCGAATGTCGGCCGAGTTCCTGACAGTGGTTGTCGCTATTGCCGCCTCGATCGGTGCGGTCGATTACCTGTGGCAGATCGCCGAACATCGCAGGCGCCATCGGATGTCGCTCGAGGAACTCAAGGAGGAACTCAAGCAGTCCGAAGGGGATCCTCATATCAAGCAACAACGACGGCAGCGCGGCATGGATATCGCGACCAACCGAATGTTGCGAGATGTGCCCGATGCCGATGTGGTGATCGTCAACCCGACGCATTATGCCGTCGCGCTGAAATGGGACCGCGCCAGCCGCGGCGCCCCGTTCTGCCTGGCCAAAGGAATGGACGAGGTTGCGGCGCGGATCCGAGAGGTCGCGGCCGAGGCCGGCGTGCCGATGCGCAGCGACCCACCGACAGCGCGGGCGATATATGGAAGCGTCGAGATTGGCGACGAAATCAAACCAGAGCATTACAAGGCCGTGGCTGCCGCGATCCGCTTTGCAGAAGAAATGCGGTCCAGGGCGAAAGTGCTGTGATGGACAACCGCGATGACAGGCCGGAACGCCTCGTCCGCATAGGCTCGGTCCTTAAAGATGCCGCGCTGAACCGTCTGCGACGAGCGGCGCAGGAGTGCCGCCGGATCGAAGCCGCCATCGCGGAACTCGACGACGAGGCCCTGCGGGCGGCCGCCGACGACGATATCGCCATGCGCGCGGTCTTTGACCGCAGCCGAACGCTCCGACACAGTCAACGTCGCACCGCGCTGAATGCCGAACTGGCCCGGGCTCGGGCAGAAGAGGCTCTCTTGATGCGAGACGCAGCCCGGGCTTTCGGTCGTGACGAAGCGATCCGGGGACTGTTCAACCGGACACAGCGTTGAACGGGCTGCCTTAGGTGTTTGATCCCACGGTTTGATGGTGTGATCCTTTCTCAGGAATGGAAGG is part of the Rhodovulum sp. MB263 genome and encodes:
- the fliP gene encoding flagellar type III secretion system pore protein FliP (The bacterial flagellar biogenesis protein FliP forms a type III secretion system (T3SS)-type pore required for flagellar assembly.); this translates as MFLRLVPAVLFLLFLALPAQAQEISISLGEGGSLAGRGVQMILLVTVLSLAPGLAIMLTCFPFIVTVLSLLRQAIGLQQSPPNMLIVSLALFLTYFVMEPTFTQAWQAGVVPMMNETLPIGEALPRILDPFRNFMAGRADAETFERLLSLRPQADPSAAIADAPLSLLVPSFLLSEIQRAFEIGFLIFLPFLIIDLVVAAILMSMGMMMVPPAVVAMPFKLAFFVVADGWSLISEALVRGYFPGG
- a CDS encoding FliM/FliN family flagellar motor switch protein produces the protein MAETSSDAPGEGLGAKFLDQVPIEITVSVGKARPLLRDLLQIDRGGVLPLDRRIDDPVELYIGDRLIARGELQEVEGAQAGQIAVRLTEIIDTVSGA
- the fliF gene encoding flagellar basal-body MS-ring/collar protein FliF, producing the protein MWTGLSPRRRVVVAVATVAMFAAVLALSRVATSPRMALLYSGLDTAAAGDVIRALDQAGVAYEVKGPAIYVDSSQRDSLRMTLASDGLPAIGAAGYELLDGLSGFGTTSQMFDAAYWRAKEGELARTIAGNSQFRTARVHIATPSARPFARDVPPSAAVTVAAAGGSVSGAQAKALRYLVAASVSGMKPEDVSVIDANSGTVVADDSSPSAAGDDRAEVLKGRLERLLSARLGPGRSIVEVSVDTETQRESIRERIIDPEGRVAISENNQQRQSSSSDTNGGSVTVASNLPNGDGASDRSSQHKESETQEVVNYEVSQTEREILRAPGAVKRLSIAVLVEGVTSTAADGTETWQPLPDAELESLRELIASAAGFDAERGDALTIKSMRFEPLDAAGSGPQGSLFGEFTLDPLTLIQLAVLSVVALILGLFVVRPILAGQGKAAVAGLPAPAGSGQDQTWLNGEIDPADGPQNGMDGDLGLPAMTMAAIDPADFTDQPLGMDGFGGGSDSPVDRLRDLIESRREESIAILRGWMEDRQEKA
- the fliL gene encoding flagellar basal body-associated protein FliL; protein product: MAATDMAGAEEPAKSSKKPLIIGVALALVLGGGAFFALYSGLILGGDPAQETAAGAHGGDEKAAESGPLDVAFVPIEKMIISLGPEAASRHLRFEAQLEVTPAYKEDVTLLMPRVLDVLNSYLRAVDIAELEDPTTLITLRAQMLRRVQLVTGNGRVRDLLITEFVLN
- a CDS encoding MotE family protein, which codes for MTAPTSNGGPDGGHDSASDPCPPPADIADLLEALKTRAADLDAREAALEDRAATLDIAGEEISRQMAALQAAEDSLKSTLALADQAAENDVARLTAVYESMKPEEASALFAQMDPEFAAGFLGRMRPDLAAAVMSGLEPNVAYSISVILAGRNARAPKE
- the motA gene encoding flagellar motor stator protein MotA encodes the protein MIGIVGIILIFVMVFGGYVMAGGKMGIILHSLPFEFAMIGGAATGAFVISNDMAAIKHTLKDIAKVFKGPHWKPEDYRDLLCLLFELIRVARQNPLELETHIEAPGDSVIFGRYPKIVADHEAVDLICDTLRAAGMNYDDPHQVEEVLEKRLEAHLHHSMHSSHALQSVADALPALGIVAAVLGVIKTMGSIDQPPEVLGKMIGGALVGTFLGVFLAYGFMGPFASKLKVVVEEDAHFYLLIREVLVANLHNHPPAICIEVGRQNTPGGSRPSFSELEEALKASKQEAA
- the flhA gene encoding flagellar biosynthesis protein FlhA; the protein is MPGFSVSELFRPTILMALALMAIIVMMVLPMPAWVLDIGLAASFAIAILIFTVTLFIERPLDFSSFPTILLASLMLRLSLNVSSTKLIIGQGHTGTGAAGNVIEGFAMFVMGGNVFLGLVVFGVLMIVNFIVITKGAGRMAEVGARFALDGMPGKQLAIDSDMAAGAIDHTEAKTRREREQAETTFFGSLDGASKFVKGDAVAGLLITLLNLLMGLAIGVIMHGMPLKGAFETYAILTVGDGLVSQIPAVIISIAAALLLSRGGTTGTTDFAVFNQLGKHPAALGTVSVLLGLFALVPGLPFLPFIVGSLVLGIAAFNRWRSIQREAEQAAQPEAAEKAEPANRMGDLLDLDDIHLEFAPDLVGMVLDPSTGIEARIVSMRRHVAESFGLILPEMRLTDNGALTPGTYVVRIQGVEQARDRLRPDRVLALQAGDIALLPPGEDVREPVYGAPARWVSADRREELALQGVTVVNASEVLATHLLEVIKKNFARLLTNKALRQIFDELKNLSDQSRAQANRRMIDDLVPEKVPPDLLLAVLRLLLEERVSIRNMPLILEAIAEARPSHAGAEAICEHVRRRLGFQLVADHRREDGTLPLLQLSPEWETRFSTYQVGGEAGVSDVALPPEEFNRLASAVSEKLAKAGENGIFPVIATSGRRRRFLQMALSAKGIAAPVLSFEEIGTNTRPALVGMVAA